In Luteitalea sp. TBR-22, one genomic interval encodes:
- a CDS encoding HAMP domain-containing sensor histidine kinase yields MTTEARSAAIGAIEVAVAHLADALEELDRIPVGDPSTSGLMAHALTSYLSVGNATLDLLADTLKEHPDPEVPIWIAGLRHLGNLMQHTLGRLLQVSPPGKFPLRFEAVDIARLMKRACDYYASGAERKRIGIVYRSADNVPPVWGDRVAIAVLADNLLSQALSHSREDGIVLVQLVTGPGGVVCSVCDAGHCHDRASDVRRPSAAALQEPPDDGASMFGLSIASELLGRMGGQLWFEAQAGGGACYSYRIPYASSESGTRFI; encoded by the coding sequence ATGACGACAGAGGCCCGTTCGGCCGCCATCGGGGCGATCGAGGTTGCGGTCGCCCACCTTGCCGACGCGCTCGAGGAACTCGACCGCATTCCGGTCGGTGACCCGTCCACCTCGGGCCTGATGGCGCACGCGCTCACGAGCTATCTGTCGGTCGGCAACGCCACCCTCGATCTGCTGGCCGACACGCTCAAGGAGCATCCGGACCCGGAGGTGCCGATCTGGATCGCCGGTCTTCGGCACCTCGGCAACCTCATGCAGCACACGTTGGGCCGGTTGTTGCAGGTGTCGCCGCCCGGCAAGTTCCCGCTGCGCTTCGAGGCCGTCGACATCGCCAGGCTCATGAAGCGCGCCTGTGACTACTACGCGAGCGGGGCGGAGCGGAAGCGCATCGGCATCGTCTACAGATCGGCGGACAACGTCCCGCCGGTCTGGGGCGACCGCGTGGCGATCGCCGTGCTCGCCGACAACCTGCTCTCGCAGGCCCTCAGTCACTCGCGGGAAGATGGCATCGTCCTCGTGCAGCTGGTCACTGGTCCTGGCGGCGTCGTCTGTAGCGTCTGCGATGCCGGGCACTGCCACGATCGAGCGTCGGACGTGCGACGACCGAGCGCCGCAGCCCTCCAGGAGCCCCCCGACGACGGCGCGTCGATGTTCGGACTCTCCATCGCGAGCGAACTGCTCGGACGCATGGGCGGGCAACTGTGGTTCGAAGCGCAGGCCGGTGGTGGCGCGTGCTACTCGTACCGCATCCCGTACGCGTCATCCGAATCAGGCACCCGCTTCATCTGA
- a CDS encoding sigma-54-dependent Fis family transcriptional regulator, with amino-acid sequence MDTTLDRADGATPIAPHGADRSAALVALPATGARAIVGSSDALCAVRTLIAQVAQTDSTVLLLGETGTGKERFAELIHQSSARRHRPMVRVNCAAIPATLIESELFGHERGAFTDALTRQIGRFEAAEGSTLFLDEIGDLPAEVQVKLLRVFEERAIERLGSAARIPVNVRIVAATHHDLQSRVAEGAFREDLFYRLNVFPVRVPPLRERPDDIPALVAHFVAEIAQALGRPTPTIAAATIEALQRHSWPGNVRELRNIVERAMVLSDGGRLVVPVPAARAHSGRRSERLVDVQRDHIRSVLDSVNWRIRGTGGAAEQLGLPPTTLETRMARLGLFRPKVP; translated from the coding sequence ATGGACACGACTCTGGACCGTGCAGACGGTGCGACGCCGATCGCCCCGCATGGCGCCGACCGGTCTGCCGCACTGGTCGCCCTGCCGGCGACAGGCGCGCGCGCCATCGTCGGCAGCAGCGACGCCCTTTGTGCGGTGCGCACGCTGATCGCGCAGGTGGCGCAGACCGACTCGACGGTGCTGTTGCTCGGTGAGACCGGCACCGGCAAGGAGCGTTTTGCGGAGCTGATTCACCAGTCGAGCGCGAGGCGCCATCGCCCCATGGTGCGCGTGAACTGCGCCGCCATCCCGGCGACGCTGATCGAGAGCGAACTGTTCGGCCACGAGCGCGGAGCGTTCACCGATGCGCTGACCCGGCAGATCGGGCGGTTCGAGGCAGCCGAGGGGTCGACGCTCTTCCTCGACGAGATCGGCGACCTGCCGGCCGAAGTGCAGGTGAAGTTGCTCCGGGTCTTCGAGGAACGAGCGATCGAGCGGCTTGGCAGCGCCGCTCGGATACCGGTGAACGTGCGGATCGTCGCCGCGACCCACCACGATCTCCAGTCCCGGGTGGCCGAGGGAGCGTTCCGCGAGGACCTGTTCTATCGGCTGAACGTCTTCCCGGTGCGGGTGCCGCCGCTTCGCGAGCGCCCCGACGACATTCCTGCGCTCGTGGCGCACTTCGTCGCCGAGATCGCTCAGGCACTGGGGCGACCGACGCCGACCATCGCGGCGGCGACGATCGAGGCCCTCCAGCGGCACTCCTGGCCCGGCAACGTCCGCGAGTTGCGCAACATCGTCGAGCGCGCGATGGTGCTGTCGGACGGCGGCCGCCTGGTCGTGCCCGTGCCGGCGGCGCGCGCCCATAGCGGCAGGCGCAGCGAGCGACTGGTGGACGTCCAGCGGGACCACATCCGCTCGGTGCTGGACAGCGTCAACTGGCGCATTCGCGGCACCGGCGGAGCGGCCGAGCAACTCGGGCTGCCGCCCACCACACTCGAGACCCGCATGGCGAGGCTGGGACTGTTCCGCCCGAAAGTCCCGTGA
- a CDS encoding sigma-54-dependent Fis family transcriptional regulator, producing MPRSLERLEQRPSGVATAPAPVLLAHADGTVVDASEALGRMFGYSREELVGRPVDLLFPPGMGSIVRQALAGADGLAVETRREMLGRHREGTLLAIEVRLEPLPGESGVVSRMSVADLNDRLHIGAAGRPARVDHPTWEVNETTEHVPLAREGRRHSGASRIIGQSAVAQRVVNQARQVAATDSTVLLLGETGTGKELFATAIHEQSARRGRAMVRVNCGAIPATLIECELFGREKGAFTGALARQVGRFELADTSTIFLDEIGDLPHDVQVKLLRVLEERTIERLGSSRPIAVDTRIIAATHRNLEQRVQAGLFREDLYYRLNVFPIHVPPLRERTEDVPALVWHMVEEFSRAFGKRIDAIDQDCLAALQQYHWPGNLRELRNLVERAMIVATGRRLTIPLPAVTPTTPRRSARLVDVERAHIHSVLESARWRIRGAGGAAERLALKPTTLETRMARLGLRRPRES from the coding sequence TTGCCGCGGTCTCTGGAGCGGCTCGAGCAGCGACCATCAGGGGTGGCGACCGCGCCGGCCCCGGTGCTGCTGGCCCACGCGGACGGGACGGTCGTCGACGCCAGCGAGGCGCTCGGACGAATGTTCGGCTACTCGCGCGAGGAACTCGTGGGCCGGCCGGTCGATCTGCTGTTCCCACCAGGCATGGGATCGATCGTCCGGCAGGCGCTCGCGGGCGCCGACGGGCTGGCCGTCGAGACGCGGCGCGAGATGCTCGGGCGGCACCGTGAGGGCACGCTCCTGGCCATCGAGGTTCGCCTCGAGCCGCTGCCCGGCGAGTCTGGCGTCGTCTCGCGGATGTCGGTGGCCGACCTGAACGACCGCCTGCACATCGGGGCGGCCGGTCGCCCGGCGCGCGTGGACCACCCGACATGGGAGGTGAACGAGACAACCGAGCACGTGCCCCTGGCTCGTGAGGGTCGACGGCACTCGGGTGCGAGCCGCATCATCGGCCAGAGCGCCGTCGCCCAGCGGGTCGTCAACCAGGCGCGGCAGGTCGCCGCGACCGACTCCACGGTGCTCCTGCTCGGCGAGACGGGCACCGGCAAGGAGCTGTTCGCCACCGCGATCCACGAGCAGAGCGCGCGGCGCGGCCGGGCGATGGTCCGGGTGAACTGCGGCGCGATCCCGGCGACCCTCATCGAATGCGAGCTGTTCGGCCGCGAGAAGGGCGCGTTCACGGGTGCCCTGGCCCGCCAGGTAGGTCGGTTCGAGCTGGCCGACACGTCCACGATCTTCCTCGACGAGATCGGCGACCTGCCCCACGACGTGCAGGTCAAGCTGCTGCGTGTGCTCGAGGAGCGGACCATCGAGCGACTTGGCAGCTCGCGCCCGATCGCGGTCGACACTCGCATCATCGCCGCCACCCACCGGAACCTCGAACAACGCGTCCAGGCCGGCCTGTTCCGGGAAGACCTGTACTACCGGCTGAACGTCTTCCCGATCCACGTCCCGCCGTTGCGAGAGCGGACCGAGGACGTGCCCGCACTGGTGTGGCACATGGTCGAGGAGTTCTCCAGGGCCTTCGGCAAGCGCATCGACGCGATCGACCAGGACTGCCTGGCGGCGCTCCAGCAGTACCACTGGCCCGGCAACCTGCGCGAGCTCCGCAACCTGGTCGAACGCGCGATGATCGTCGCGACCGGGCGGCGACTGACGATCCCGCTTCCCGCCGTCACTCCGACGACGCCGCGGCGCAGTGCCAGGCTGGTGGACGTGGAGCGTGCGCACATCCACAGCGTGCTCGAGAGTGCGCGCTGGCGCATCCGGGGCGCTGGAGGCGCGGCCGAGCGGTTGGCGCTGAAGCCGACGACGCTCGAGACCCGGATGGCCAGGCTGGGACTTCGTCGGCCCAGGGAGAGCTGA
- a CDS encoding response regulator transcription factor, giving the protein MSRPRVLLADDHTLILDALEQMLAKDCEVVGKVSDGRALVVAFTQLRPDVVVLDVTMPLLNGLDAARQIRHRAPDAKIVFVSMNEEPDIAAEAFRAGASAYLSKRSAGSELLAALKEVLNGRSYITPLITENLLGTLLHSGGQHDATPLTERQREILQLLAEGRSMKEVAGLLDLTPSTIAFHKYRMMEQLNVKSTAELIQYAVRHRIV; this is encoded by the coding sequence ATGTCGAGACCACGAGTCCTCCTCGCAGACGACCACACGCTGATTCTGGATGCCCTGGAGCAGATGCTCGCGAAGGACTGCGAGGTCGTCGGCAAGGTCTCGGACGGGCGCGCCCTCGTCGTTGCGTTCACCCAGCTCAGGCCCGACGTCGTCGTGCTGGACGTGACGATGCCGCTCCTGAACGGGCTCGACGCGGCACGTCAGATCAGGCACCGCGCTCCCGACGCAAAGATCGTGTTCGTCTCGATGAACGAAGAGCCCGACATCGCCGCGGAAGCGTTCCGGGCGGGTGCGTCGGCGTACCTGTCCAAGCGCTCGGCGGGGTCAGAACTGTTGGCAGCCCTGAAGGAAGTGCTCAACGGACGCTCCTACATCACGCCGCTGATCACCGAGAACCTCCTCGGCACACTGCTGCACTCTGGCGGGCAGCACGACGCGACGCCACTGACCGAGCGGCAGCGCGAGATCCTGCAATTGCTGGCCGAGGGGCGCTCCATGAAGGAGGTCGCCGGCCTGCTCGACCTCACGCCGAGCACCATTGCGTTCCACAAGTACCGGATGATGGAGCAGCTCAACGTCAAGTCGACGGCCGAACTGATCCAGTACGCGGTCAGGCACCGCATCGTCTGA